A window from Streptomyces sp. NBC_00335 encodes these proteins:
- a CDS encoding type II toxin-antitoxin system RelE/ParE family toxin — protein sequence MAQWEVILVGEVAEWFEALAETDWGSAEQVEDAVDALTMFGPTLGRPLVDRIKGAEQHHMKELRPGSSGGSEIRILFAFDPVRRAVLLVAGDKAGNWQRWYDVNVPLAEKRYQAHIAELDTREYE from the coding sequence GTGGCTCAATGGGAAGTGATCCTCGTGGGCGAGGTGGCGGAGTGGTTCGAGGCGCTGGCCGAGACGGACTGGGGCAGCGCCGAACAGGTGGAGGACGCGGTGGACGCGCTCACGATGTTCGGGCCCACGCTCGGGCGGCCTCTCGTCGATCGCATCAAGGGTGCGGAGCAGCACCACATGAAAGAACTGCGTCCGGGCTCCTCGGGCGGCAGCGAGATCCGGATCCTGTTCGCGTTCGACCCGGTGCGCCGCGCGGTGCTGCTCGTCGCCGGGGACAAGGCCGGAAACTGGCAGCGGTGGTACGACGTCAACGTGCCCCTCGCGGAGAAGCGGTACCAGGCCCACATCGCTGAACTGGACACCAGGGAGTACGAATGA
- a CDS encoding aminopeptidase P family protein, translating into MDHDFDPFTAADYAARMAAAAQAAADAGLAGLLVAPGPDLAHLTGYRPVDTERMTLLVLAAGQDPVLVVPALEAPDAAKSPGAGALTLRDWADGKNPYAVTSPLLDVAGRFGVSDNAWALHLLGLQRELPTTSYVSLSDALPMLRAVKDERELARLAAAGEAADAAYAQILHVPFAGRRESDVAADLAALLRVHGHSQVDFTVVGSGPNGANPHHEAGDRVIEHGDMVVLDFGGLKHGYGSDISRTVHVGEPTEEEQRVHDIVREAQLAGVAAARPGAACQDVDRAARAVITEFGYGEQFIHRTGHGIGVTTHEPPYMVEGEEQPLVPGMCFSVEPGIYLPGRFGVRIEDIITVTENGCRSFNNASRELAVVE; encoded by the coding sequence ATGGACCACGACTTCGATCCCTTCACGGCCGCCGACTACGCCGCCCGGATGGCCGCCGCCGCGCAGGCCGCCGCCGACGCGGGGCTGGCCGGCCTGCTGGTCGCCCCCGGGCCCGACCTGGCCCACCTCACCGGATACCGGCCCGTCGACACCGAGCGGATGACCCTGCTCGTCCTCGCCGCCGGGCAGGACCCCGTTCTCGTCGTCCCCGCGCTGGAAGCCCCCGACGCGGCGAAGTCCCCCGGCGCGGGCGCGCTGACCCTGCGGGACTGGGCCGACGGGAAGAACCCGTACGCCGTCACCTCCCCGCTGCTGGACGTGGCAGGCCGCTTCGGGGTCAGCGACAACGCCTGGGCGCTGCATCTGCTGGGACTGCAAAGGGAGTTGCCGACGACCTCGTACGTCTCGCTGAGCGATGCGCTGCCGATGCTGCGCGCGGTCAAGGACGAGCGCGAGCTGGCCCGGCTCGCGGCGGCCGGCGAGGCGGCGGACGCCGCGTACGCCCAGATCCTCCACGTCCCCTTCGCCGGGCGCCGCGAGAGCGACGTCGCCGCCGACCTGGCCGCGCTGCTGCGCGTGCACGGCCACTCCCAGGTGGACTTCACCGTCGTCGGATCCGGTCCGAACGGCGCCAACCCGCACCACGAGGCCGGTGACCGGGTCATCGAGCACGGGGACATGGTGGTCCTCGACTTCGGCGGCCTCAAGCACGGTTACGGATCCGACATCTCCCGTACCGTCCACGTCGGCGAGCCCACGGAAGAGGAGCAGCGCGTCCACGACATCGTCCGCGAGGCCCAGTTGGCGGGCGTGGCGGCGGCCCGGCCGGGGGCCGCCTGCCAGGACGTGGACCGGGCGGCCCGCGCGGTGATCACGGAGTTCGGCTACGGCGAGCAGTTCATCCACCGCACGGGCCACGGCATCGGGGTCACCACGCACGAGCCGCCGTACATGGTGGAGGGGGAGGAGCAGCCCCTCGTCCCCGGCATGTGCTTCTCGGTGGAGCCGGGGATCTACCTTCCGGGCCGGTTCGGGGTCCGCATCGAGGACATCATCACGGTCACCGAGAACGGCTGCCGCAGCTTCAACAACGCCTCCCGCGAGCTGGCCGTCGTGGAGTAG
- a CDS encoding XRE family transcriptional regulator, with amino-acid sequence MNAVGWEETKRQVRERRAAAGLPVRSPAEKQAAMDRLMAEVRAYRLAEIRQEQALTQKDVADTMGVSAPRVSAIENGETDRTEVATLRSYVEALGGRLRVVADFGDTEYTVA; translated from the coding sequence ATGAACGCTGTCGGTTGGGAGGAGACCAAGCGCCAGGTGCGCGAGCGCCGGGCCGCCGCCGGGCTGCCGGTGCGGTCCCCGGCGGAGAAGCAGGCGGCCATGGACCGGCTCATGGCGGAGGTGCGGGCCTATCGGCTGGCGGAGATCCGCCAGGAGCAGGCGCTGACCCAGAAGGACGTGGCCGACACCATGGGCGTCTCAGCCCCGCGGGTCTCCGCGATCGAGAACGGCGAGACCGACCGTACGGAGGTCGCGACCCTCAGGTCGTACGTCGAGGCGCTCGGCGGGCGGCTGCGCGTGGTGGCCGACTTCGGGGACACCGAGTACACCGTCGCCTGA
- a CDS encoding heparan-alpha-glucosaminide N-acetyltransferase domain-containing protein, whose product MGPNRLTGLDAARGIAVLGMFAVHVGPPPTPEGPGWLLVAADGRAPAVFTLIAGFSLALARARAAGPPPLRATLTRCAILAALGLCLAALSPGILVILAFYAAYFLAAEPFTRLRTRTLAVVAGASVALGPVLSYALGPALGLRTGGRGATPVPADLASWEGAGGMLRDLLLSGAYPLLTYFPYILVGMALGRLADLRSGRSLRLLTGFGAAAAAAGYGASWLALGPGGRRGPLLEAIAREHPWAVTAPDPVAAVLGEQFGAIPSTSWHWLLVAGPYSQTPLETLGNSGVGAALIGLLALAAHGAGRAATRLLRPLAAVGAMALTVYVVHALVLAVFLRGWSGWEALAGFSGAAMLGCLAWGHFLRGTELRRGPLEWALRVLTPA is encoded by the coding sequence ATGGGACCCAACCGACTCACCGGCCTGGACGCCGCCCGCGGCATCGCCGTCCTCGGCATGTTCGCCGTGCACGTCGGCCCGCCGCCCACGCCCGAGGGCCCCGGCTGGCTGCTCGTGGCCGCCGACGGACGGGCGCCCGCCGTCTTCACCCTCATCGCCGGCTTCTCCCTCGCGCTCGCCCGCGCCCGCGCCGCCGGACCGCCGCCCCTGCGGGCCACCCTGACCCGCTGCGCGATCCTCGCCGCGCTCGGCCTGTGCCTCGCCGCGCTCTCGCCCGGCATCCTCGTGATCCTGGCCTTCTACGCCGCCTACTTCCTGGCCGCCGAACCCTTCACCCGGCTGCGCACCCGCACCCTGGCGGTCGTCGCCGGCGCCTCGGTGGCGCTGGGCCCGGTCCTCTCGTACGCCCTGGGTCCGGCCCTCGGGCTGCGCACCGGCGGGCGCGGGGCCACACCGGTCCCCGCCGACCTGGCGAGCTGGGAGGGGGCCGGGGGGATGCTGCGGGACCTGCTGCTCTCGGGCGCGTACCCGCTGCTCACCTACTTCCCGTACATCCTGGTGGGCATGGCCCTCGGCCGCCTCGCCGACCTGCGCAGCGGGCGGTCGCTGCGGCTGCTGACCGGCTTCGGGGCGGCGGCCGCCGCCGCCGGGTACGGCGCCTCCTGGCTCGCGCTGGGACCCGGCGGGCGGCGCGGGCCGCTGCTGGAGGCCATAGCGCGGGAGCACCCCTGGGCGGTGACGGCGCCCGACCCGGTCGCGGCGGTGCTGGGCGAGCAGTTCGGGGCGATCCCCAGCACCTCCTGGCACTGGCTGCTGGTGGCCGGCCCCTACAGCCAGACCCCTCTGGAGACCCTCGGCAACTCCGGGGTCGGGGCGGCCCTCATAGGCCTGCTCGCCCTGGCCGCGCACGGCGCGGGCCGGGCGGCGACGCGGCTCCTGCGGCCGCTCGCAGCCGTCGGGGCGATGGCCCTCACGGTGTACGTGGTGCACGCGCTCGTGCTGGCGGTGTTCCTGCGGGGCTGGAGCGGGTGGGAGGCGCTGGCCGGCTTCTCGGGCGCCGCGATGCTCGGCTGCCTGGCCTGGGGCCACTTCCTGCGCGGTACGGAGCTGCGGCGGGGGCCGCTGGAGTGGGCGCTGCGGGTGCTGACCCCGGCGTGA
- a CDS encoding phosphocholine-specific phospholipase C, with protein sequence MTELNRRRFLQIAGGAAAVTMLNESIARAAAISAQGSTGTIQDIEHIVVLMQENRSFDHYFGAMKGVRGFGDPRPVIQDNGKSVFHQSNGTKDILPFNPQINDLGMQFLTGLNHDWAGGHQAYNNGKYDKWVPAKTATTMAYMTRNDIPFHYALADAFTVCDAYHCSFIGATDPNRYYMWTGYTGNDGVGGGPVLGNQEAGYGWKTYPERLEAAGVSWKVYQDIGDGLNAAGSWGWINDAFRGNYGDNSLLYFNSFRGAQPGSALYEKARTGTDVKSGGTYFDKLRADVVGGTLPKVSWIAAPEAFSEHANWPTNFGAWYISQVLDSLTANPDVWAKTALFITYDENDGFFDHVVPPYPPASSAWGLSTASVTGDLYTGGVSGYAAGPYGLGPRVPMIVVSPWSKGGYVCSETFDHTSVIRFMEKRFGVQEPNISPWRRAVCGDLTSAFDFTRADSAPAALPSTAAYVPPDKNRHASYNPAPPATGTLPKQEAGSKPTRALGYAPYVDGKAAVSTGKFTLTFSSGPSLGAHFHSTSGNRTDGPWPYTVEAGKTLSDTWSTSSSTGNQINLTVWGPNGFLRTWKGPAKKAGPEATARHDKATGNLVLSLTNEGTAAVNLTVTNAYGGTAQVVRVAAGGTVAHTVALSGTARWYDVTVVSDADATFLRRFAGHVETGAAGVSDPAIKTV encoded by the coding sequence ATGACTGAATTGAATCGGCGCAGGTTCCTGCAGATCGCTGGTGGCGCCGCCGCCGTCACGATGCTGAACGAGAGCATCGCGCGGGCCGCCGCCATCTCGGCCCAGGGCAGTACCGGCACGATCCAGGACATCGAGCACATCGTCGTCCTCATGCAGGAGAACCGTTCCTTCGACCACTACTTCGGTGCGATGAAGGGGGTCCGCGGGTTCGGGGACCCGAGGCCGGTCATCCAGGACAACGGCAAGTCCGTCTTCCACCAGTCCAACGGCACGAAGGACATCCTCCCCTTCAACCCGCAGATCAACGACCTGGGCATGCAGTTCCTGACGGGCCTGAACCACGACTGGGCCGGCGGCCACCAGGCGTACAACAACGGCAAGTACGACAAGTGGGTCCCGGCCAAGACGGCGACGACCATGGCGTACATGACCCGGAACGACATCCCGTTCCACTACGCGCTCGCCGACGCCTTCACGGTGTGCGACGCCTACCACTGCTCCTTCATCGGCGCCACCGACCCCAACCGCTACTACATGTGGACGGGTTACACGGGCAACGACGGCGTGGGCGGCGGCCCGGTCCTCGGCAACCAGGAAGCCGGCTACGGCTGGAAGACCTACCCCGAGCGCCTGGAGGCGGCCGGGGTCTCCTGGAAGGTCTACCAGGACATCGGCGACGGTCTGAACGCCGCCGGATCCTGGGGCTGGATCAACGACGCCTTCCGCGGCAACTACGGCGACAACTCGCTGCTGTACTTCAACAGTTTCCGGGGCGCCCAGCCCGGCAGCGCCCTGTACGAGAAGGCCCGTACGGGCACCGACGTCAAGTCGGGCGGCACCTACTTCGACAAGCTGCGCGCGGACGTCGTGGGCGGCACCCTCCCGAAGGTCTCCTGGATCGCCGCCCCCGAGGCGTTCAGCGAGCACGCCAACTGGCCCACGAACTTCGGCGCCTGGTACATCTCGCAGGTCCTGGACTCGCTGACCGCGAACCCCGACGTGTGGGCGAAGACGGCCCTGTTCATCACCTACGACGAGAACGACGGCTTCTTCGACCACGTCGTCCCGCCGTACCCGCCCGCGTCCTCGGCCTGGGGCCTGTCCACGGCGAGCGTCACCGGCGACCTGTACACCGGGGGCGTCTCCGGCTACGCCGCCGGCCCGTACGGCCTCGGCCCGCGCGTCCCGATGATCGTGGTCTCCCCGTGGAGCAAGGGCGGCTACGTCTGCTCCGAGACCTTCGACCACACCTCGGTGATCCGCTTCATGGAGAAGCGCTTCGGCGTGCAGGAGCCCAACATCTCCCCGTGGCGCCGCGCGGTCTGCGGAGACCTGACCTCGGCCTTCGACTTCACCCGGGCCGACTCCGCGCCCGCCGCCCTGCCGTCCACGGCCGCGTACGTGCCGCCGGACAAGAACCGCCACGCGTCCTACAACCCGGCCCCGCCCGCGACGGGCACCCTGCCCAAGCAGGAAGCCGGCTCCAAGCCGACCCGCGCACTGGGCTACGCCCCGTACGTGGACGGCAAGGCCGCGGTCTCCACGGGCAAGTTCACCCTGACCTTCTCCTCGGGTCCCTCCCTCGGCGCCCACTTCCACAGCACCTCGGGCAACCGTACGGACGGCCCCTGGCCCTACACGGTCGAGGCGGGCAAGACCCTGTCGGACACCTGGAGCACGAGCAGCTCCACCGGCAACCAGATCAACCTCACGGTCTGGGGCCCGAACGGCTTCCTGCGCACCTGGAAGGGCCCGGCGAAGAAGGCCGGCCCCGAGGCGACGGCCCGCCACGACAAGGCCACCGGCAACCTGGTGCTGTCCCTGACCAACGAGGGCACGGCGGCCGTCAACCTGACCGTCACCAACGCCTACGGCGGCACCGCCCAGGTCGTGCGCGTCGCGGCGGGCGGCACCGTCGCGCACACCGTGGCCCTGTCCGGCACGGCCCGCTGGTACGACGTCACCGTCGTCTCCGACGCGGACGCCACCTTCCTGCGCCGCTTCGCCGGCCACGTGGAAACGGGCGCGGCCGGAGTCTCGGACCCGGCGATCAAGACCGTCTGA
- the treZ gene encoding malto-oligosyltrehalose trehalohydrolase, producing the protein MQFEVWAPLTDRVALRLDGAAYAMERDPERPGWWVVEAGARDGSHYGFQLGGVAEVRVPGDDPRDPVHPGQHAEHPDHTRLGPPVRPDPRGRRLPQGPDGLSAVVDFAALTPAEPAPSPRVPLQDAVLYELHIGTFTPEGTFDSAAARLGHLVALGVTHVELMPVCSFPGRHGWGYDGVAPWAVHEPYGGPAGLVRFVEAAHAAGLGVVLDVVHNHLGPSGNHLPAFGPYFTETHHTPWGAAVNLDAPGSDEVRAYLLGSALAWLRDYRIDGLRLDAVHALADDRALTFLEELSAAVDELAAETGRPLFLIAESDRCDPRTTNPRSAGGLGLHAQWNDDFHHALHCALTGESQAYYADFAEAPIGALAKTMTRAFFHDGTWSSFRGRHHGRAVDRGRTPAHRFLGYTQTHDQIGNRALGDRLAASLSPGLLACAATVALTGPFVPMLFMGEEWGAGTPWQYFTDHPDEELAEAVRAGRRREFAEHGWKAEEIPAPQDPATRDRSCLDWAEPGRESHARLLDWYRALITLRRTHADLRDPDLAALRIAHDEERRWLTFRRGDVRVVVNLSGEPVTVALGRNGVRVLAAWLPVEHPDADGRVHVPAESAVVLGP; encoded by the coding sequence GTGCAGTTCGAGGTGTGGGCACCGCTGACAGACCGGGTCGCACTGCGGCTCGACGGGGCCGCGTACGCGATGGAGCGCGATCCGGAGCGGCCCGGCTGGTGGGTCGTGGAGGCCGGGGCACGGGACGGATCCCACTACGGCTTCCAGCTGGGAGGCGTTGCGGAGGTCCGCGTTCCCGGGGACGATCCGCGCGACCCGGTCCATCCCGGGCAGCACGCGGAGCATCCGGACCACACTCGCCTCGGACCCCCCGTACGCCCCGATCCGCGCGGCCGGCGCCTGCCGCAGGGCCCCGACGGGCTCTCGGCCGTGGTCGACTTCGCCGCCCTCACCCCCGCCGAGCCGGCCCCCTCACCCCGGGTGCCGCTGCAGGACGCCGTCCTGTACGAGCTGCACATCGGCACCTTCACCCCCGAGGGCACCTTCGACTCGGCCGCCGCCCGCCTCGGCCACCTCGTCGCCCTCGGCGTCACCCACGTCGAGCTGATGCCGGTGTGCTCCTTCCCCGGGCGGCACGGCTGGGGGTACGACGGGGTCGCGCCCTGGGCGGTGCACGAGCCGTACGGGGGCCCGGCCGGGCTGGTCCGGTTCGTGGAGGCCGCGCACGCCGCCGGCCTCGGCGTGGTGCTCGACGTGGTCCACAACCACCTCGGCCCCTCCGGCAACCACCTACCCGCCTTCGGCCCGTACTTCACCGAGACCCACCACACCCCCTGGGGCGCGGCGGTGAACCTGGACGCGCCCGGCTCCGACGAGGTGCGCGCGTACCTGCTGGGCAGCGCCCTGGCCTGGCTGCGCGACTACCGGATCGACGGGCTGCGGCTGGACGCGGTGCACGCGCTCGCCGACGACCGGGCGCTGACCTTCCTGGAGGAGCTGTCCGCGGCGGTGGACGAGCTGGCCGCCGAGACGGGCCGGCCGCTGTTCCTGATCGCGGAGTCGGACCGCTGCGATCCCCGCACCACGAACCCGCGCTCCGCCGGGGGCCTGGGCCTGCACGCGCAGTGGAACGACGACTTCCACCACGCCCTGCACTGTGCGCTGACCGGCGAGTCCCAGGCGTACTACGCGGACTTCGCCGAGGCCCCGATCGGGGCCCTCGCCAAGACCATGACCCGGGCCTTCTTCCACGACGGGACCTGGTCCTCCTTCCGGGGCCGCCACCACGGCCGCGCGGTGGACCGGGGCCGCACCCCGGCGCACCGCTTCCTCGGCTACACCCAGACCCACGACCAGATCGGCAACCGCGCGCTGGGCGACCGGCTCGCGGCCTCCCTGTCCCCCGGGCTGCTGGCGTGCGCGGCGACGGTGGCGCTGACCGGGCCGTTCGTGCCGATGCTGTTCATGGGCGAGGAGTGGGGCGCCGGCACGCCGTGGCAGTACTTCACCGACCATCCCGACGAGGAGCTCGCCGAGGCCGTACGGGCGGGCCGGCGGCGGGAGTTCGCGGAGCACGGCTGGAAGGCGGAGGAGATCCCCGCCCCCCAGGATCCGGCGACCCGGGACCGCTCCTGCCTGGACTGGGCCGAGCCGGGCCGGGAGTCGCACGCCCGCCTGCTGGACTGGTACCGCGCCCTGATCACGCTCCGCCGGACCCACGCCGACCTGCGCGATCCCGATCTGGCGGCGCTGCGGATCGCCCATGACGAGGAGCGCCGCTGGCTGACGTTCCGCCGGGGCGACGTCCGCGTGGTGGTGAACCTCTCCGGGGAGCCGGTCACCGTCGCGCTCGGCCGCAACGGGGTCCGGGTGCTGGCCGCTTGGCTCCCCGTCGAGCATCCGGACGCCGACGGGCGGGTCCACGTACCGGCCGAGTCGGCGGTGGTGCTGGGCCCGTAA
- a CDS encoding 3-oxoacyl-ACP synthase III family protein yields MPNQPSVPHPRLRAGITAVAGVLPEDVLTSDRLQREIAGRAGLALPPRLLTQATGIRTRRVAADGVYASTLAVGAARLVLDNAGLGPADIDLLLFASASRDVAEPATAHIVQAELGTKAHALDVTNACNSFVNGIDLARAMILAGRARRALVVTGETPSRAVRTAPADFAEFRAGFAGYTFGDAGAAVIVEPVERGGILDVDTETHSEHWEVGGIPGGGSRHPRGDAYTYFRGDGHELRGVFEKVGTAVIDRTLHRTGMGWDDFSKVLVHQVTVPYLERFAELTGVPAGKLVVTVPELGNIASATIGVQLDRIFGELSSGERVLFVGLGGGISIMTMVWEKS; encoded by the coding sequence ATGCCGAATCAGCCATCCGTACCGCACCCGCGGCTCCGCGCCGGGATCACCGCCGTCGCCGGCGTGCTGCCCGAGGACGTCCTCACCTCCGACCGGCTCCAGCGCGAGATCGCCGGCCGGGCCGGACTGGCGCTGCCGCCCCGGCTGCTGACCCAGGCCACCGGGATCCGTACCCGCCGGGTCGCGGCCGACGGGGTCTACGCCTCCACGCTCGCGGTGGGCGCCGCCCGCCTGGTGCTGGACAACGCCGGGCTCGGGCCCGCCGACATCGACCTGCTGCTCTTCGCCTCCGCCTCCCGCGACGTCGCCGAGCCCGCCACCGCGCACATCGTGCAGGCCGAACTCGGCACGAAGGCGCACGCCTTGGACGTCACCAACGCCTGCAACAGCTTCGTCAACGGCATCGACCTCGCCCGCGCCATGATCCTCGCCGGCCGGGCCCGGCGGGCCCTGGTGGTCACCGGGGAGACCCCGAGCCGGGCCGTGCGCACGGCGCCCGCCGACTTCGCGGAGTTCCGCGCGGGCTTCGCCGGCTACACCTTCGGCGACGCGGGGGCCGCCGTGATCGTGGAGCCGGTGGAGCGCGGCGGGATCCTCGACGTGGACACCGAGACCCACTCCGAGCACTGGGAGGTCGGGGGCATCCCGGGCGGCGGATCGCGCCACCCGCGCGGGGACGCGTACACCTACTTCCGCGGCGACGGGCACGAACTGCGCGGGGTCTTCGAGAAGGTGGGCACCGCCGTCATCGACCGGACCCTGCACCGCACGGGCATGGGCTGGGACGATTTCTCCAAGGTGCTGGTGCACCAGGTGACGGTGCCCTATCTGGAGCGGTTCGCCGAGCTGACCGGGGTGCCCGCCGGGAAGCTGGTGGTGACCGTGCCCGAGCTCGGCAACATCGCGAGCGCGACGATCGGGGTGCAACTGGACCGGATATTCGGTGAACTGAGCTCTGGTGAGCGGGTGTTGTTCGTCGGACTCGGCGGCGGGATCAGCATCATGACGATGGTCTGGGAGAAGTCGTGA
- a CDS encoding alpha/beta hydrolase: MEWDIGGTPALLLAALVAAAVFGAAVWLWPRLAGSGVRPLLGRAGLQLAITLTAGSALLLAVNSSYGFYGSWRDLLSLRREDPAPAGARAPGREALLVRGTRSWRHAGSDDPAVIGRIEAVTVLGTRSGLSGQGYVYLPPQYVHASAGRRAEFPVVLALSGFPSTPGVLIDRLRYPQLALDAVRAGRMRPAVLVLMTPTVAPPRDTQCVDVPGGPRAETFFARDLRAAVSSYYGLTRDARGWGVMGNSVGGYCALKLALRTPDAYRAAAALSAPYAAARDADTGDLFGGDADRRRENDLLWRLRSLPQPPVSLLVTSSRKGEHQYPQTLEFIDAVRAPARVSSILLASGGHNYETWAREAPSALEWLVGRLSPP, from the coding sequence ATGGAATGGGACATCGGGGGCACCCCGGCGCTGCTCCTCGCCGCCCTCGTCGCGGCCGCGGTGTTCGGGGCCGCCGTGTGGCTGTGGCCCCGGCTCGCGGGGTCCGGGGTGCGGCCGCTGCTGGGGCGGGCCGGACTCCAGCTCGCGATCACCCTGACGGCCGGGTCGGCGCTGCTGCTCGCGGTGAACTCCTCGTACGGTTTCTACGGCTCCTGGCGCGACCTGCTGTCCCTGCGCCGCGAGGACCCGGCGCCGGCGGGCGCGCGGGCCCCGGGGCGGGAGGCGCTGCTGGTGCGGGGGACCCGCTCCTGGCGGCACGCGGGCTCCGACGATCCGGCGGTGATCGGCCGGATCGAGGCGGTGACCGTGCTCGGGACGCGCAGCGGGCTGTCGGGGCAGGGCTACGTGTACCTGCCGCCGCAGTACGTGCACGCGTCGGCCGGGCGGCGGGCGGAGTTCCCGGTGGTGCTGGCGCTGAGCGGGTTCCCGAGCACGCCGGGGGTGCTGATCGACCGGCTGCGGTATCCGCAGCTGGCGCTGGACGCGGTACGGGCGGGGCGGATGCGGCCGGCGGTGCTGGTCCTGATGACACCGACGGTGGCGCCGCCCAGGGACACGCAGTGCGTGGACGTGCCGGGCGGGCCGCGGGCGGAGACCTTCTTCGCCCGGGACCTGCGGGCGGCGGTCTCCTCGTACTACGGCCTCACCCGCGATGCCCGGGGGTGGGGCGTGATGGGCAATTCGGTGGGCGGCTACTGCGCGCTCAAGCTGGCCCTGCGCACGCCGGACGCCTACCGGGCGGCGGCCGCGCTCTCGGCCCCGTACGCGGCGGCGCGGGACGCGGACACCGGTGACCTGTTCGGCGGGGACGCGGACCGCCGGCGGGAGAACGACCTGCTGTGGCGGCTGCGGAGCCTTCCGCAGCCGCCGGTGTCCCTGCTGGTGACGAGCAGCCGCAAGGGCGAGCACCAGTACCCGCAGACGCTGGAGTTCATCGACGCGGTACGGGCGCCCGCGCGGGTGTCCTCGATCCTCCTGGCGAGCGGCGGGCACAACTACGAGACGTGGGCCCGCGAGGCGCCGTCGGCCCTGGAGTGGCTGGTGGGACGGCTGAGCCCGCCCTGA
- a CDS encoding class I SAM-dependent methyltransferase → MKIDSSASGRGHTAKYDRIGVGYREIRRPDPRLASLIAGALGDARTVVNVGAGAGSYEPEDREVTAVDPSQVMLDQHPGTRKIKAGAEELPFEDGQFDAAMAVMTVHHWPDPARGLAELRRVSRRQAVFTWDPEHSTELWFFEEYLPEIGERERSTFVPLSVVTGALDAHTVVPFPVPHDFTDGFRAAFWRRPESYLDPAVRAASSTFASLPASVVEPAVERLREDLRSGAWQRRHAGLLERESVDYGYRLVLAGA, encoded by the coding sequence ATGAAGATCGATTCCTCCGCGAGCGGTCGCGGACACACGGCCAAGTACGACCGGATCGGGGTGGGGTACCGGGAGATCCGGCGGCCCGACCCGCGGCTCGCCTCGCTGATCGCGGGCGCCCTGGGGGACGCCCGGACGGTGGTCAACGTCGGGGCGGGCGCCGGTTCGTACGAACCGGAGGACCGCGAGGTGACCGCCGTGGACCCCTCCCAGGTCATGCTCGACCAGCACCCGGGGACCCGCAAGATCAAGGCCGGGGCGGAGGAACTCCCCTTCGAGGACGGGCAGTTCGACGCGGCGATGGCGGTGATGACCGTCCACCACTGGCCGGATCCCGCGCGCGGGCTGGCGGAGCTGCGGCGGGTCTCCCGGCGCCAGGCCGTCTTCACCTGGGATCCGGAGCACAGCACGGAGCTGTGGTTCTTCGAGGAGTACCTGCCGGAGATCGGGGAGCGGGAGCGCTCCACCTTCGTCCCGCTGTCCGTGGTGACCGGGGCGCTGGACGCGCACACCGTGGTGCCCTTCCCCGTCCCGCACGATTTCACCGACGGGTTCCGGGCCGCCTTCTGGCGCCGGCCCGAGTCCTACCTCGACCCGGCCGTACGGGCCGCCAGCTCCACCTTCGCGAGCCTGCCGGCCTCCGTGGTGGAACCGGCGGTCGAACGGCTGCGCGAGGACCTGCGGTCGGGGGCGTGGCAGCGCCGCCACGCCGGCCTGCTGGAGCGGGAGAGCGTCGACTACGGCTACCGCCTGGTCCTCGCCGGGGCCTGA
- a CDS encoding alpha/beta fold hydrolase encodes MAIAHRRIGTGPVRVIVLHDWFGTSANWGSVLDHLDPGEFSYAFLDYRGYGDRRDVPGRYTLPEIADDVLALADELGWDTFSLLGHSMGGKAIQQVLVRAPERVEKLIGINPVPAGPYEMDDATHGLFYGAAAGAENRRAILDIVTGRRASPYWLDRMVAHSLAVSRPEAFAAYLASWQPLDLSAAVKGSTVPVLVLVGEYDLALTADFMRATWQVSYPNCRIRLLPGAGHYPPHESPVAFATEVEAFLRG; translated from the coding sequence ATGGCCATCGCCCACCGCAGGATCGGTACCGGCCCCGTCCGCGTCATCGTGCTGCACGACTGGTTCGGCACCTCCGCCAACTGGGGCTCCGTACTGGACCACCTGGACCCGGGGGAGTTCTCGTACGCCTTCCTCGACTACCGGGGCTACGGCGACCGCCGGGACGTCCCCGGCCGCTACACGCTCCCCGAGATCGCCGACGACGTCCTCGCGCTCGCCGACGAGCTCGGCTGGGACACCTTCTCCCTCCTCGGCCACTCCATGGGCGGCAAGGCCATCCAGCAGGTCCTGGTGCGCGCCCCCGAGCGCGTGGAGAAGCTGATCGGCATCAACCCGGTCCCGGCCGGCCCCTACGAGATGGACGACGCCACCCACGGGCTCTTCTACGGGGCCGCCGCCGGCGCGGAGAACCGCCGCGCCATCCTCGACATCGTCACCGGCCGCCGCGCGAGCCCGTACTGGCTGGACCGGATGGTCGCGCACTCGCTCGCCGTGTCCCGGCCCGAGGCCTTCGCCGCGTACCTCGCGAGCTGGCAGCCGCTCGACCTGTCCGCCGCCGTGAAGGGCAGCACCGTCCCGGTGCTGGTCCTCGTCGGCGAGTACGACCTCGCGCTCACCGCCGACTTCATGCGGGCCACCTGGCAGGTCTCGTACCCGAACTGCCGCATCCGGCTCCTGCCCGGCGCGGGCCACTACCCGCCGCACGAGAGCCCGGTGGCCTTCGCCACCGAGGTGGAGGCCTTCCTGCGCGGGTGA